The Fibrobacter sp. genome includes a region encoding these proteins:
- a CDS encoding cellulase family glycosylhydrolase, translated as MNKLTKMALAGMIAAGTSMAANGDGYKMSICSTDKSKLCHNNKEIFLNGMNIAWWNFSQDVGKDANGKLMTIDENAVRKDLKDLRAAGGNSIRWWLFTNNTMDPSFDPTTHYATGIEEQTIKNVGMVLDIAEEYGIVVDLCLLSFDMMKKDYNSTHDWGGRFDFEANELILKDEAATQAFIDKAVLPLVKAYKNHPALLAWEVFNEPEGMTSTENFGNGWGTELVDIKYIQRVINMTADAIHKEAPTNLVSNGSARFTMTSDKCGKNYYTDAQLLAAGENKYTKGTLDFYQVHYYPEWNPNSASPFHNPYSYYLLDKPMVVGELPGADWTDVNTSGGNLSQDPAGSRQMTIADAYKYAFENGYSGAMGWTLHEEAGNDFYKGAIWSLANSAAALTTIYNLDSTKVKIKDEAVSAGGQNGWMKVTYANTDASEGANLTYKFTTKLTGNKEISFTVKNNSTQDLQYTMALKTNANDKHQAWGWYNGNNYCDVAAGETATCTFPVADFAYWEDDYPITENLGNLAEVIIKMTTGDFSGEVLIDNVLVDGGAIVINNFDTEFDTFSPEQATITKVETYFDGTPATPLSIKATAAVPAAKMNVIGNRIMLSTATMGETSVDVFSLNGNRIATLFRGSLSAGTHAFNMSEMPKGQYIVRVKGAGIAATQPVKIK; from the coding sequence ATGAATAAACTGACAAAAATGGCACTTGCAGGCATGATCGCAGCAGGCACTTCCATGGCCGCCAACGGTGACGGTTACAAGATGAGCATCTGCTCTACCGACAAGTCTAAGCTTTGCCATAACAACAAGGAAATCTTCCTCAACGGAATGAACATCGCCTGGTGGAACTTCAGCCAGGACGTTGGTAAGGACGCCAACGGCAAGTTGATGACAATCGATGAAAACGCCGTACGCAAGGACCTGAAGGATCTTCGCGCCGCAGGCGGTAACTCCATTCGTTGGTGGCTTTTCACCAACAACACCATGGACCCCAGCTTTGACCCCACCACCCATTATGCCACCGGCATTGAGGAACAGACCATCAAGAACGTAGGTATGGTCCTGGACATCGCCGAAGAATACGGCATCGTGGTGGACCTCTGCCTTCTTTCCTTCGACATGATGAAGAAGGATTACAATTCCACCCACGACTGGGGCGGACGTTTCGATTTCGAAGCAAACGAATTGATTTTGAAGGACGAAGCTGCAACACAGGCTTTCATTGACAAGGCTGTGCTCCCGCTGGTAAAGGCATACAAGAATCACCCGGCACTCCTCGCCTGGGAAGTGTTTAACGAACCGGAAGGTATGACTAGCACCGAAAACTTCGGTAACGGCTGGGGCACCGAACTGGTGGACATCAAGTACATCCAGCGCGTCATCAACATGACTGCCGACGCCATCCACAAGGAAGCCCCCACCAACCTGGTTTCTAACGGTAGCGCCCGCTTTACCATGACCAGTGACAAGTGCGGTAAAAACTATTACACCGACGCCCAGCTCTTGGCTGCCGGCGAAAACAAGTATACCAAGGGTACTCTGGACTTCTACCAAGTTCATTACTATCCGGAATGGAATCCCAACAGCGCAAGTCCCTTCCACAATCCGTACAGCTACTATTTGCTGGACAAGCCTATGGTGGTTGGCGAGCTCCCGGGCGCTGACTGGACCGACGTGAACACCAGCGGTGGCAACCTGAGCCAGGATCCTGCAGGCTCCCGCCAGATGACCATTGCCGACGCCTACAAGTACGCCTTTGAAAACGGCTACTCCGGCGCAATGGGCTGGACTCTCCACGAAGAAGCCGGCAACGACTTCTACAAGGGAGCCATCTGGAGCCTTGCAAATTCTGCAGCAGCCTTGACCACCATCTACAACCTGGATTCTACCAAGGTAAAGATTAAGGACGAGGCGGTTTCTGCTGGCGGTCAGAACGGTTGGATGAAGGTTACCTACGCTAACACTGACGCAAGCGAAGGCGCAAATCTTACCTACAAGTTTACCACCAAGCTTACCGGCAATAAGGAAATTTCCTTTACCGTAAAGAACAATTCCACCCAGGATTTGCAGTACACCATGGCTCTCAAGACCAATGCAAACGACAAGCATCAGGCCTGGGGCTGGTACAACGGAAACAACTACTGTGATGTTGCCGCTGGTGAAACCGCAACCTGCACCTTCCCCGTTGCAGACTTTGCTTACTGGGAAGATGATTATCCCATTACAGAAAACCTGGGCAACCTGGCAGAAGTCATTATCAAGATGACCACTGGGGATTTCAGCGGTGAAGTTCTGATTGACAACGTTCTTGTAGACGGCGGCGCAATCGTCATCAACAACTTCGATACAGAATTCGACACTTTCTCTCCGGAACAGGCTACCATTACCAAGGTGGAAACCTACTTTGACGGAACCCCGGCAACACCGTTGTCCATCAAGGCTACTGCAGCGGTTCCTGCAGCAAAGATGAACGTGATCGGCAACCGCATCATGCTTTCTACGGCAACTATGGGCGAAACCTCTGTTGACGTATTCAGCTTGAACGGCAACCGCATTGCAACTCTGTTCCGCGGAAGCCTTTCCGCAGGCACCCACGCCTTCAACATGAGCGAAATGCCCAAGGGCCAGTACATTGTCCGCGTGAAGGGTGCTGGCATCGCCGCTACGCAGCCCGTCAAGATTAAGTAA
- a CDS encoding DUF3536 domain-containing protein — MSEKHPLYFTIHGHFYQPPRENPWTGVIENQPSARPNHDWNDRIASQCYSPNSASRILSPNGRIVDIVNNYDFMSFNMGPTLMGWIRTHTPETYKRIQEADKRSMERLNGHGNAIAQVYNHIIMPLASAEDKKTQIRWGIEDFKFHFGRMPEAMWLAETAINMETVVELIKAGIKFTILSPTQADSFRALAEDGSAKDGEWQGCANTDIDTTRPYRIYPRDKEGNLVCDGYLDVFFYNPWLSSAVGFEHLLRDAGTFGRRIKDAWDENRVDPQLVSIGTDGESYGHHEPFGDMCAAWLYNHYAPENNMVPVNYGWFLEKFPPKHEVLLKNFHSEGCAWSCAHGVGRWYRDCGCSTGGGPDWNQKWRGSLRDAMNHLKKLADDVFVREFAKISNVNPWDARNNYVQTLVAPEDKKRVKDFLAATVKAPENEEMCAKAIRLLEIQKFCLFSFTSCGWFFNDIEGLEPVQNMRYALRAMELLEPFLPRDHHIRNQFLSILGRATSNEHKWNGAEVFTRYAEEQVPVVVKQMAERAAIFHLNLEEGYDNADDRMTATKIASNDNQTLVRAEYKDKMIGESRIASVLVITDSLGRINIVVADGENDKNELKFTSNPNMSTEELQSEYPTAYVVRMRDLMSDSLRRINQITTRKDLTSITKSFSSFALSHGLSIDSLADPDHTLPDTLRKILSLEINSKIHHMALQYLKKDDKNLFDEIQDLIDEAKRLETTFSFGGTGRIFFARLCELIDAVSTKYSKATVDHITGLITVADWLQLGIDKTSLENKVFPFYKEYLKDTAGNLSGLKPMFSWLNFEV; from the coding sequence ATGTCTGAAAAACATCCTCTTTACTTTACTATCCACGGCCACTTCTATCAGCCGCCCCGCGAAAATCCTTGGACTGGTGTTATCGAAAACCAGCCCAGCGCACGCCCCAACCATGACTGGAACGACCGCATTGCAAGCCAGTGCTACAGTCCTAACTCCGCAAGCCGAATTCTTTCCCCTAACGGCCGCATCGTAGATATCGTAAACAACTACGACTTCATGAGTTTCAACATGGGTCCCACCCTCATGGGATGGATTCGCACCCATACTCCCGAAACCTACAAGCGCATCCAGGAAGCTGACAAGCGCAGCATGGAACGTTTGAACGGTCATGGCAACGCCATTGCCCAGGTCTACAACCATATCATCATGCCCCTTGCCTCTGCAGAAGACAAGAAGACCCAGATTCGCTGGGGCATTGAAGACTTCAAGTTCCACTTCGGACGTATGCCCGAGGCCATGTGGTTGGCAGAAACCGCCATCAATATGGAAACGGTGGTGGAACTGATCAAGGCTGGCATCAAGTTTACCATTCTCTCCCCCACCCAGGCAGATTCCTTCCGCGCCTTGGCAGAAGATGGTTCCGCCAAGGATGGCGAATGGCAGGGTTGCGCAAACACCGATATCGACACCACCCGCCCCTACCGCATCTATCCCCGCGATAAGGAAGGTAACCTTGTCTGTGACGGTTACCTGGATGTATTCTTCTACAATCCCTGGCTTTCCTCTGCAGTAGGCTTTGAACATCTGCTCCGCGACGCAGGCACCTTCGGTCGCCGCATCAAGGACGCCTGGGATGAGAACCGGGTCGATCCGCAGTTGGTCAGCATTGGTACCGATGGCGAATCCTACGGCCACCACGAGCCCTTCGGCGACATGTGCGCCGCATGGCTCTACAACCATTACGCCCCCGAAAACAACATGGTGCCGGTAAACTACGGCTGGTTCCTGGAAAAGTTCCCGCCTAAGCACGAAGTCCTCCTCAAGAACTTCCATAGCGAAGGTTGTGCGTGGAGCTGCGCCCACGGTGTTGGCCGTTGGTACCGCGATTGCGGTTGCTCCACCGGCGGCGGCCCCGATTGGAACCAGAAGTGGCGCGGATCTCTCCGCGACGCCATGAACCACCTGAAGAAGCTTGCAGACGACGTCTTTGTCCGTGAGTTCGCAAAGATTTCCAACGTAAATCCCTGGGATGCACGAAACAACTACGTGCAGACCCTGGTGGCTCCCGAAGACAAGAAGCGAGTCAAGGATTTCCTCGCCGCCACAGTCAAGGCTCCCGAAAACGAGGAAATGTGCGCCAAGGCAATCCGCCTTCTGGAAATCCAGAAGTTCTGCCTGTTCAGCTTCACTAGCTGTGGTTGGTTCTTCAATGATATCGAAGGCTTGGAACCTGTGCAGAACATGCGCTACGCCCTGCGCGCCATGGAACTGCTGGAACCGTTCCTCCCCCGCGACCACCATATCCGTAACCAGTTCCTGAGTATCCTGGGACGCGCCACCAGTAACGAGCACAAGTGGAATGGTGCAGAAGTATTTACCCGTTACGCAGAAGAACAGGTGCCCGTTGTTGTTAAGCAGATGGCTGAACGCGCCGCCATCTTCCACTTGAACTTGGAAGAAGGCTACGACAACGCAGACGATCGCATGACCGCAACCAAGATTGCAAGCAACGACAATCAAACTCTGGTCCGCGCCGAATACAAGGACAAGATGATTGGAGAATCCCGCATTGCCTCCGTTCTGGTCATTACCGACAGCCTCGGCCGAATCAACATCGTTGTGGCTGACGGCGAGAACGACAAGAACGAATTGAAGTTCACAAGCAATCCCAACATGAGCACAGAGGAACTCCAGAGCGAATATCCCACAGCCTATGTGGTCCGCATGCGTGACCTAATGAGCGACTCCCTCCGTCGTATCAACCAGATTACCACCCGCAAGGACTTGACCTCCATTACCAAGTCCTTCTCCAGCTTCGCCCTGTCCCACGGTCTTTCTATCGACAGTTTGGCCGACCCCGACCATACCCTGCCCGATACCCTGCGCAAGATCCTGTCTCTTGAAATCAACTCCAAGATTCATCACATGGCTCTCCAGTACCTGAAGAAGGACGACAAGAACCTCTTTGATGAAATCCAGGACTTGATTGACGAAGCAAAGCGCCTGGAAACCACTTTCAGCTTTGGTGGCACCGGACGAATCTTCTTCGCAAGACTTTGCGAACTGATCGACGCAGTGTCTACCAAGTACAGCAAGGCTACCGTAGACCATATCACCGGCCTCATTACGGTAGCAGACTGGCTCCAGCTTGGCATCGACAAGACCAGCCTCGAAAACAAGGTGTTCCCCTTCTACAAGGAATACCTGAAGGATACTGCCGGCAATCTTTCCGGTCTTAAGCCCATGTTCAGCTGGTTGAACTTCGAGGTATAG
- the hpt gene encoding hypoxanthine phosphoribosyltransferase, whose translation MSQKPMITAEQIQKRIRELAAGIAASYEFDVILSALTGAYMFTADLSRALAKPQIRIAFIKASSYGDGTESSGQIKVSGLEKIDLKGKRVLLVDDILDTGNTMFALTHMLKDTGVAEVRTCVLMNKEERRTANIHADFVGFEIKNEFVVGYGLDYAEEYRTLPDIWTLEET comes from the coding sequence ATGTCCCAAAAGCCGATGATTACGGCTGAACAAATTCAAAAGAGAATCCGCGAACTGGCAGCAGGCATCGCGGCATCCTATGAATTTGACGTAATCCTTTCGGCTCTTACCGGGGCATACATGTTTACCGCCGACTTAAGCCGCGCCTTGGCAAAGCCGCAAATCCGTATCGCTTTCATCAAGGCATCGAGCTATGGAGACGGCACGGAATCCAGCGGCCAAATCAAGGTCTCTGGGCTCGAGAAGATTGACCTCAAGGGAAAGCGCGTCCTTCTGGTTGACGACATCTTGGACACAGGCAACACTATGTTCGCCCTGACGCACATGCTGAAGGATACAGGTGTAGCCGAAGTCCGGACATGCGTCCTGATGAACAAGGAAGAGCGACGCACAGCAAATATCCACGCGGACTTCGTCGGCTTTGAGATCAAGAATGAATTCGTCGTGGGCTACGGTTTGGACTATGCGGAAGAATACCGAACCCTGCCCGACATTTGGACCCTGGAAGAAACCTAA
- the cysE gene encoding serine O-acetyltransferase, producing the protein MTISEIEESIREEAEALIKTEPLSVLMINEQVLSRHSFGEMLSVTLSCQLAGEVIDRNELEKMFNALYQKYPELLTSAAKDLHATVMRDPACTSYLEPMLFFKGFQGLQAYRVAHILWEENRSFPAKMLQSIISRKFGMDIHPAAKIGYGILVDHATNIVIGETAIVGNNVSFLHGVTLGGTGNEVGDRHPKIGNGVMLGAHAQLLGNIHIGDGAKIGAGAVVVGDVPAHTTYAGVPAVQVGRPHDEMPSFNMQQDFTRDA; encoded by the coding sequence ATGACCATAAGCGAAATAGAAGAATCTATCCGTGAAGAGGCCGAAGCTCTCATCAAGACAGAGCCGCTGTCTGTATTGATGATCAACGAGCAGGTTCTTTCTCGCCACAGTTTCGGAGAAATGCTCTCCGTCACCTTGTCCTGTCAGCTGGCCGGAGAGGTCATTGACCGCAATGAACTGGAAAAGATGTTCAACGCACTTTACCAGAAGTATCCGGAACTGCTGACCAGTGCCGCCAAGGACCTTCACGCCACTGTGATGCGTGACCCGGCATGTACCAGCTATCTGGAGCCCATGCTTTTCTTCAAGGGATTCCAGGGTCTGCAGGCCTACCGCGTAGCGCATATCCTTTGGGAAGAAAACCGATCCTTCCCCGCCAAGATGCTGCAGAGCATTATCAGCCGTAAGTTCGGCATGGACATCCATCCTGCGGCAAAAATCGGTTACGGCATTCTGGTAGACCACGCAACTAACATCGTGATTGGCGAAACAGCAATCGTCGGCAACAACGTATCCTTCCTCCATGGCGTAACCTTGGGCGGTACCGGCAACGAAGTTGGCGATCGTCATCCCAAGATTGGCAACGGAGTCATGTTAGGCGCCCACGCTCAATTGCTGGGAAACATCCATATCGGCGATGGAGCAAAGATTGGCGCCGGAGCCGTTGTTGTTGGCGACGTTCCTGCACATACAACCTACGCAGGGGTCCCCGCTGTTCAGGTCGGCCGTCCTCACGACGAAATGCCAAGCTTCAACATGCAGCAAGACTTTACTAGAGATGCTTAA
- the nth gene encoding endonuclease III, translated as MTKKDRIAFITQKLDELFPDPPIPLNYRDPFTLLVAVALSAQCTDARVNLVTAELFKVADTPAKMVSLGVEKIAEYIKTCGLYQNKSKNIFKLSQILVEKYGGEVPRTFEELEALPGVGHKTASVMMIHAFKIPAFPVDTHIHRLAARWGLSDGSSVERTEADLKKVFPKEDWEKKHLQIILFGRTYCKAMGHKVDQCPICSIVGCKAK; from the coding sequence ATGACAAAGAAAGATCGAATCGCCTTTATTACTCAGAAATTAGACGAGCTGTTTCCCGACCCGCCCATTCCACTGAATTATCGCGACCCTTTCACGCTTCTTGTCGCTGTGGCACTCAGCGCCCAATGTACGGACGCCCGCGTCAACCTGGTAACCGCAGAACTTTTCAAAGTTGCAGATACTCCAGCCAAGATGGTTTCCCTCGGTGTAGAAAAGATTGCAGAATACATCAAGACCTGCGGACTTTACCAGAACAAGAGCAAAAACATCTTTAAACTCTCGCAAATTCTCGTGGAAAAATACGGCGGAGAAGTTCCCCGTACCTTTGAAGAACTGGAAGCCCTCCCCGGCGTCGGTCACAAGACCGCAAGCGTCATGATGATTCATGCCTTCAAGATTCCAGCCTTCCCTGTAGATACGCACATTCATCGCCTGGCGGCCCGCTGGGGACTTTCTGACGGCAGCTCCGTAGAACGCACAGAAGCCGATCTAAAAAAAGTCTTCCCGAAGGAAGACTGGGAAAAGAAGCATTTGCAAATTATCTTATTCGGCCGCACCTACTGCAAGGCCATGGGCCATAAAGTGGATCAGTGTCCAATCTGCAGCATCGTAGGATGTAAGGCCAAATAG